Within Fusobacterium periodonticum ATCC 33693, the genomic segment TCTTTTAGGACTTGTTTTAGGAGGGGTATATTTATTTTTTTGGAAAAGTTTACTTCAAAAGATGAATCTTCCAGAAGAACTTGTAGGAATAGGGAAATATTATTTTCAAATGGTTGGAGGACTTTGTGTATTTCAAGGTATAATTTTATCTTGTGGGGCTATACTTAAAAGCCATGGTAGAGCAACAGAAACTCTTATTATTAATGTAGGAGTAAATATCTTAAATATCATAGGTAATGCTTTCTTTATTTTTGGTTGGTTAGGAATACCTGTTTTAGGACCAACAGGAGTTGGAATTTCAACAGTTATTTCAAGAGGAATTGGTTGTGTTGTAGCATTCTATATGATGTGTAAATATTGTAATTTTACATTTAGAAAAAAATATATAAAACCTTTCCCATTTAAAATAGTGAAAAATATTTTATCAATAGGTTTCCCAACTGCAGGAGAACATCTTGCTTGGAATGTAGGACAACTTATGGTAGTTGCTATGGTAAATACTATGGGTACAACTATTATAACAGCTCGTACATATCTTATGTTGATAAGTAGCTTTATTATGACTTTATCAATAGCACTAGGACAAGGTACAGCCATTCAAGTTGGACATTTAGTTGGAGCAGGTGAAATAAAAGAAGTCTATAATAAATGTTTAAAGAGTGTGAAGATAGCTTTTATATTTGCCTTTGTTACAACTTCAGTAGTTTGTCTTTTAAGAAAACCAATTATGAATATTTTTACAACTAATCCAGATATTTTAGAAGCTTCGCTTAAAATATTTCCTTTGATAATTATATTAGAAATGGGTAGAGTATTTAACATAGTTATAATAAATTCACTTCATGCAGCAGGAGATATTAAATTTCCTATGTTCATAGGAATAAGTTTTGTATTTACAATTGCAGTTCTATTTTCATATATATTAGGAATTTCTCTTGGATGGGGACTTGCTGGAATATGGATAGCAAATGCTATGGATGAATGGATTAGAGGGCTTGCAATGTACTTTAGATGGAAGAGTAAAAAATGGCTAAATAAAAGTTTTGTATAGTTATTGACAAGTTGACAAAAATAGTATAGAATAGGTCTTAACAAAAAACCATAGAGAGAGATGGAGGGACAGGCCCTAAGAAGTCTCAGCAACCTGCAAAAGTGTGGTGCTAATGCCTGAGCGATGGAAGGAAAAACAAAGCTAAAATAAAAAGACTTCCTAAGCTAATAAAAAGCTTAGGTTTTTTTTATAAGAAAGGGGAACTATGAAGATAGCAGATATTTATAAGAGTAAAAGTTTAACAACATCATTTGAGGTATTTCCTCCTAATGAAAAAGTTGGTTTGGAAGAAGTGTATAATTGCCTAGATGTATTATCTTTAGAAAAACCTGATTATATAAGTGTTACTTATGGTGCAGGGGGGAATACAAAAGGAAGAACAGTTGAGATTGCTAATAGAATAAAGAGTCAAAATGGAGTAGAATCTGTTGCACACTTTACTTGTATTGGATCTAAAAAAGAAGAGATAGATAGGGTATTAGAAGATTTAGAAAGAAATAATATTGAAAATATCTTAGCTTTAAGAGGGGATTATCCTGTTGATAGAAAGTTAGAACCAGGAGATTTTAATTATGCAAGAGATTTAATAAACTATATCCATGAAAAAAAGGGAGATAAATTTTCAATAGGAGCTGCATACTATGTTGAGGGACATAGAGAAACTAATGACCTATTAGATTTATTCTATTTAAAAGAAAAAGTAAATGCAGGGGTAGATTTTCTAATTTCACAAATTTTCTTAGATAATGAATTTTTTTATTCATTCAGAGATAAATTAGAAAAATTACAAATTGATGTTCCATTAGTTGCAGGAATTATGCCAGTAACAAATGCAAAACAAATAA encodes:
- a CDS encoding MATE family efflux transporter yields the protein MNSIGNVGKKTLISLTIPIFLELLLVTVVGNIDTIMLGYYSDEAVGAIGGITQLLNIQNVIFSFINMATAILTAQFLGAKDYKRVKQVISVSLVLNVLLGLVLGGVYLFFWKSLLQKMNLPEELVGIGKYYFQMVGGLCVFQGIILSCGAILKSHGRATETLIINVGVNILNIIGNAFFIFGWLGIPVLGPTGVGISTVISRGIGCVVAFYMMCKYCNFTFRKKYIKPFPFKIVKNILSIGFPTAGEHLAWNVGQLMVVAMVNTMGTTIITARTYLMLISSFIMTLSIALGQGTAIQVGHLVGAGEIKEVYNKCLKSVKIAFIFAFVTTSVVCLLRKPIMNIFTTNPDILEASLKIFPLIIILEMGRVFNIVIINSLHAAGDIKFPMFIGISFVFTIAVLFSYILGISLGWGLAGIWIANAMDEWIRGLAMYFRWKSKKWLNKSFV
- the metF gene encoding methylenetetrahydrofolate reductase [NAD(P)H] codes for the protein MKIADIYKSKSLTTSFEVFPPNEKVGLEEVYNCLDVLSLEKPDYISVTYGAGGNTKGRTVEIANRIKSQNGVESVAHFTCIGSKKEEIDRVLEDLERNNIENILALRGDYPVDRKLEPGDFNYARDLINYIHEKKGDKFSIGAAYYVEGHRETNDLLDLFYLKEKVNAGVDFLISQIFLDNEFFYSFRDKLEKLQIDVPLVAGIMPVTNAKQIKKITSLCSCTIPKKFLKILEKYEDNPSALREAGLAYAIEQVVDLVASDINGIHLYTMNRPETAKKIIDATGIIRK